The genomic interval ACGCGGGGGTAGAGTAAAGTCTAAGCAACAGCTCACGTGGCTTTACAGCTACCCCCGAAAGGTCTGTTTTTTATCGGAAGTAGAATAGTCAACACGCATTTTCGAAAGGGGCCACATGGCTGAAAACCGAACCGGCACAGTCGATGGAGACGCGTTGGCTGCCCGCTTTGAAGAGGAGGCACTGCCACTCCTTGACCAGCTCTATGGCGGTGCTCTGCGCATGACTAGAAATCCCGCAGATGCGGAAGATCTCGTGCAAGACACCTATATCAAGGCGTACCAGGCGTTCGCGAGCTTCAAACCAGGCACCAACCTGAAGGCTTGGCTCTATCGGATCATGACGAATACCTACATCAACATGTACCGAAAGAAACAGAGGCAGCCATCGCAAACCTCTGCCGATGAGATCACTGACTACCAGCTCGTTGAATCTCAATCGCATACCTCAACAGGGCTGGAATCCGCCGAGGTTGAGGCTCTGAAAAATCTGCCAGACGGAAAAATTGGCGATGCAATGAATCAACTCAGCCCGGAATACCGGATGGTGGTTTATTATGCCGATGTAGAAGATCTCG from Corynebacterium glutamicum ATCC 13032 carries:
- a CDS encoding sigma-70 family RNA polymerase sigma factor; this translates as MAENRTGTVDGDALAARFEEEALPLLDQLYGGALRMTRNPADAEDLVQDTYIKAYQAFASFKPGTNLKAWLYRIMTNTYINMYRKKQRQPSQTSADEITDYQLVESQSHTSTGLESAEVEALKNLPDGKIGDAMNQLSPEYRMVVYYADVEDLAYKEIAEIMDVPLGTVMSRLHRGRKQLRGMLKEVAKEQGIGLEHPDMKKNSEA